Proteins encoded in a region of the Penaeus vannamei isolate JL-2024 chromosome 30, ASM4276789v1, whole genome shotgun sequence genome:
- the LOC113805224 gene encoding C-type lectin BML-1, which produces MRPILLLVVVAVAAAQFPFNRGGFRRPSPFRQQFQFNQQPNRFAPPVRPNAVPVRNGGGRGAVHGNHGGSQYHYSWRVDGGRKYTHGGATGYCRGLGGSWRPVSIEDGSESSFINGVIGGEGQAYIWTSGTKRGNGWVWGTGSPVSNINWSRTGFTRRPQPDNRDGNENCLAILNNFYPNDGITWHDVGCQHTKPVICES; this is translated from the exons aTGAGACCGATTCTGCTGTTGGTTGTGGTGGCCGTCGCCGCGGCGCAGTTCCCCTTCAACCGAGGAGGCTTCCGCCGCCCCAGCCCCTTCCGCCAGCAGTTCCAGTTCAACCAGCAGCCCAACCGCTTCGCCCCCCCCGTCCGCCCTAACGCAGTCCCGGTCAGAAACGGCGGTGGACGCGGT GCTGTGCACGGCAACCACGGGGGAAGCCAATACCACTACTCCTGGCGGGTTGACGGAGGCCGCAAGTACACCCACGGAGGCGCCACGGGATACTGCAGGGGCCTCGGAGGCTCATGGCGGCCGGTCAGCATCGAAGACGGAAGCGAGAGCAGCTTCATCAACGGAGTCATCGGCGGAG AGGGCCAAGCCTACATCTGGACTAGCGGCACCAAGCGAGGCAACGGCTGGGTTTGGGGCACTGGGTCTCCCGTTTCCAACATCAACTGGTCCCGCACTGGATT cacCAGGCGCCCGCAGCCCGACAACCGCGACGGCAACGAGAACTGCCTCGCCATCCTCAACAACTTCTACCCCAACGACGGCATTACCTGGCACGACGTCGGCTGCCAGCACACTAAGCCCGTGATCTGCGAGTCCTAA